The Biomphalaria glabrata chromosome 1, xgBioGlab47.1, whole genome shotgun sequence sequence ttgtacccctaacctctgcaaatccaaaacggcctagcaaaccatggtttgatacagcttgcaaaagtgctattggtgataggaaaaaacgactggctgcatttataaagaatccttcccaggaaaacctaaagctattcaggatagctagagcaaaggctagacaaaccatacggtcagccaaaaggaattcctggagaagttttgtcggcagtctggatgccaaaacttctgctagagcggtttggaaggcagtaaggcgaatcaaagggaaagaatcaaatgcaatagggcatttgaaaaatcaaggacgaactgtcacgtcccccagagaaatagctgactgccttgcatcctcaatagcagaaaaatcatccactgcacactacacgccagagttccaaaaagtcaaaaccagggaggaaagacaccccattgatttcaggtcagagaacaatgaagactacaacaaaccgttctcgcttgaggaactgagggaatcgctggacaagtcacatgacacagcgcctggagaagacgaaatccattaccagttcctcaagcaccttcccgaaccctcattggcagtcctgctaggggtctataactgtgtgtggcaaacaggcgctttcccaaacagctggaggaaagccacagttataccgatacctaaaccgggaagagacggctctgacccagctaactatcgaccaatagcactaacaagctgcatctgcaaaaccatggaaagaatgattaacagtaggctggtctggtacctggaaaggaataaagtgatctcaaactaccagtgcggattccggcaggggcggacaacaactgaccacctggtaaggctggaagcttatattagaaatgcattactcagaagagaacatctagtagctctattcttcgatatagaaaaggcctatgacacaacctggaaacatggcattctacgtgacctggcgcttatggggcttaagggacacctcccccgttttgtggaggaattcctgaaagatcgaaaatttcaggttcgagtgggcaactccgcttctgacactcatgaccaggaaatgggtgtaccccagggcagcattctgtcagtcaccctgttcaacattaaaataaatagcatcataaatgcgctgtaccctggcatagagtgctctttgtatgttgatgactttgtcattctcacttatgggaaaaacatgaacaccttagaaagaaaattacagttatgtttaaacaaaattcagggttgggcaaactataatggtttcaaattctcagactccaaaacagttagtatgcatttttgtaatctaaggggactccacccagaccctgaactatttatacacaaaaagaagatccctgtcgtgaaaactacaaaatttttaggcctcaccttagattccaaatttaattttctcccccacattaaggaacttaagaagaaatgccaaaagtcattaaacatactaagagtactcagccatacggactggggagctgacagagataccttgctgctgctctatcggagtctaattcgatccaagctagactacggatccataatatatggagcagcaaggaagtcgtacctaaaaatactggaaccaatacaaaatgcttccctgcgtctctgtctcggcgcgtttcgtacatcacctatcccaagtctccatgtggaggctggagaactccccatggatataagaatgaaaaagcttgcaatgcagtatatagtcaagctaaaatccaaccccacgaaccctgcttttgaccccatatttaaccccacagaggtagaattatacaatcgaaggcctaacgtcatacagccgttgggccttcgaatgagagaacccatccaaaatttaaccccacccattgaccaaatctctaaaatagaaacccctcagaaccctccttggctaatgaataaacccaaattaaatttatccctcctcaatttcaaaaaagaaaatacagacccaagcatactacaagttcactttagggaactgcaggagagctacggagattgtggcaccatctacacagacggatccaaaatggagggaaaggtcgcgtgtgcctgctcctttcggaacaaaacaatctcccgtagactccccgatggctgctccatctttacggccgaattgcacgcaatattgcttgcacttatggccgtaaaagcatcagaaaggaggaaatttataatctgctccgactccaaatctgcattgcaagctttggggcggatgaagactgacatcccattggtacataagagcctgaagctgttggaccaaataacagcccaccgtagggatgtcaccttcatctgggtcccctcccatgttggcattgagggaaacgaagccgcagacagagaagcaaagagagccctaaatcatgcggtgtcaggaacccaaattccctactcggacctgagacaaagtattgcctctgccacctatcgagagtggcagaaccgatgggaggctgagactcacagtaaactcaggcagattgtggcggatgtcaggtggcggcccacatctaagggtctgacaaggcgtggtagcacaaccatgtccagacttaggattggccacacctacatcacgcactcttttgtactggagagagaggagcccccactttgcgagtactgtgactctcgcctcaccgtggaacatatcttcgttgattgccccagataccaggatgtcagggcgaaatattttagagccactaatctaaaaacactatttaataatgtcgaccctgggaaggtactgggctttattcgggaagtggggctatctacgaagatctgatttctgaatttgtgaacatgcactatttacattagatttttaccaaatatttaaatttttactacctttactattttaactgcgaatagaccttgattttaattatatgactgtatagaatctgacccttgttgtttagagagagagtagtccttaagggactgcaggcacgacatggcctaaattgtgccgatgtgcctcaaatccaAAAATCCAATCcaatccaagttcccctagacctgagacccagatggcccgctctgggtcaaccggctggtcatgccgagctaccagcataggtcgtcgacctatgctggagggcggtggctggagggtcaatcagggagctgctgtatcggacacatgtccgatgtagcagctgactgagtatagcacctgtgtagccctggcgggctcattctggacatccgagagagtagtcctttagggactgcaggcacgacatggcctaaattgtgccgatgtgcctcaaatcaaacaaacaatcaaacaaacaaaccaaatgTGGAGAGAAGAGAAGCCAAGATAGGTTGTAAATTCTCCTGTTGGAAGCTTTCTAGTGAAATATGATGTCAAACATCGTGATTAATTTTGGGAAAACAAATGCCgctcatttttgttttgaaaaaaatctgcTTTCCTTTAACACAATATTTTCTCGCAGTTCCTCGGATAAAATTCCAGGCTGGATCTATCTGAAGTCTTCGTACTTAACTACAGCTTCTTCCACTTCTGGACTTGACTCATCCTCTGTATCACTTACTTCAGATGTTTTCTCTGAATTTAATAAAAGGTATTCCCCCGGAGTCTCTTCAGCACAACTTCTCACATCAAGAGACATTTTCCCTTCTTCGACTTCTGTATCTTTGTATGAAACATCTGAATAGTGATACTTTTCTTCGACACGTTCAtggtctcctttgttttcagtgctcttatcaggtttcttcttaaatgataaggataatgaaataaactaccctatataccaagttacttccTTTGAGTAACACGGCACTAGTCAGCGCTATGGAAGTTATTCCTTGAAATAGAGAGCAACCCCGCACGGAAAGTGTTAATAATCTGTGTGGCATACATACAACTGGGTcactaacttatataacaacgtgAAAAGCCAGATTTCATGGCAGTGACgtaatattaatttattgacaaaaaaatttcggacactcaagTGGGAGCCTGGGGGATCTTcaaattcccccccccttccttcccccaccctagctacgccactgggtggAAGTAACCAATCCAAACAGTTTATTTCGTATATAAACATCGACGTCCAATCGGATTTTATTAGGAAAATGTGTAGTGATTAAGTTTGTGACAATAAGATTTCCTATCGTAGGGCCCCCTCAGGCGCTGGGCCTGGGGCGGTTGCCCCCCTAAGGCCGCTCCTGAACACATTACATTGCATATTGGATCCAAACAGTTGTACTATTACAGCATTTTGACTGAAAGTGTATGCATCAGGCGTGAACCAAGGGACGTAATacatttttgtacttttttgtttgtttgttccggCATTTATTTCAAGTAGCCTAATTGATTTATTGAATAGCATTAATAATacaacacatttaataagaATACAAAAAGAACGCTAAAATTATGCTGATATTTTCCTGTTGCATTAGTTTCTATttctaagaaataaaatagGGCTTAGGATATAAAGCCATGTTTGTTGAACCATGTAAACAGATGTTGTCAATGTTATTTATCAGATGACATTCACATTAATGTCTATGATGTACAAATGGTATCACAAATTGTCATATTAAGTTAGACTATGATGAGACAATGTTGAACATTTCATTGGCAGTCTAATGTGCAATCTGTAACGCAGTCTCTATTGTGTTGCTGTCTGTGGCAATTTCTGTAGTGATGTGTGTGGTGATGTTTGTAGTGATGTGTTTGTGGTACTGTCTTTGTTCATGTTTGTGATGATGTCTGAGTTGCTGTCTGTGGTGATGTTTGTCGTACTGCCTTTGAActttcaaataaacaacaaacattattattattgtactgATTTATTTTTTGCCCACCAAAAGAGGGGGAGGAGTTCTTATCAGAGGAGGAGGAGTTTTAAAAGGGAGAGGAGGCGGAGTTTTAATCGTGGTAGATTGTGCCCCTGTAAtctgggctgtagtggtagttcTTGACCTTGTTGGTGTAGTGGATGTTGTCGCAGTGGTTGTAGAGGTTGACTTTGTTGTGGTCGTCGCAGGCGTAGAGGTTGTGACGTCTATCATTGTTGTATTATCAACTGAAAGATGATTATGCAGTTTTTATTAGTTGATGTAGACCTTAGAAATATAAAGAGTAATCTGAATCAAAGGTTGTAATGCTATAAACACACTTTCGCTCTACCAAGTGTTCTAGAGAACATAGAACTGTTACTTCCTTATGTTTCAAACAATAAACACACCAAGTGTTCTAGAGAACATAGAACTGTTACTTCCTTATGTTTCAAACAATAAACACACCAAGTGTTCTAGTGAACATAGAACTATTACTTCCTTATGTTTCAAACAATAAACACACCAAGTGTTCTACAGAACATAGAACTGTTACTTCCTTATGTTTCAAACAATAAACACACCAAGTGTTCTAGAGAACATAGAACTGTTACTTCCTTATGTTTCAAACAATAAACACACCAAGTGTTCTAGAGAACATAGAACTGTTACTTCCTTATGTTTCAAACAATAAACACACCAAGTGTTCTAGAGAACATAGAACTGTTACTTCCTTATGTTTCAAACAATAAACACACCAAGTGTTCTAGAGAACATAGAACTGTTACTTCCTTATGTTTCAAACAATAAACACACCAAGTGTTCTAGAGAACATAGAACTGTTGCTTCCTTATGTTTCAAACAATGTGTTTAGtttaccttcacctatctcacaaatgacattcagagcctatcataaaatttgctgacGACACAGCAATCATTGGCCTTATAAAGGCCTTATTGCAGGTGACGAAAATCTGTACTATTCAACAATTTACCAATGGTGTAtagataactttctaatttgaaatgttcagaaaactaaagaattGATAATTGACTTTAGGAAACATAAATGCCATaatgcagaaattcagataaacaatCAAACCATAGAATATCTAGGAACAACCATCAgcaacaaactgaaatggagcgaacactgtcaaaacctctacacaaaaattcaccagcgactcttctatctcagaaagctaagaaaatttaacatcgacaaaacaattattaaacttttttatacagcaaccactagcagtctaattaactttgccatcacctgctggtatggtaatacttcagtggcacaaagacttagactaaatagactcaTTCAAAAAGCATCGCATATCACTCGAATACAACTACCATCTCTTGAGCTTTTACGTGAACGATGCCcttccaaaacactctcgattcttaaggacaacctgcacccattcaaccactgttacataagatctgaacgaagtggtcgtctcttttccattaggactaaagcagaaagattttaaaactcctttaaCCCattttcggtcagagtgttacaaggtcatatgccgtcatcgagaagtacatagaagtcaaattcataaagcgctggttgtgaatgtgtatgtgtttcgtgtgtgaatgttgttcgaatttttcatatatactgttattgtacagtagttacgctgatgttgtcaattgtagtcaaactgaatttccatttgattggatcaataaaattatcttatcttatcttagtctgttggaccgttggggcaccacacaagatctgtagACCGTCTTTCTTCATGAATGTGTTTAGTTACATTCACGCTATCTACTTCTCTAAAGTTGAAGCCCTAATGACCTAATGATCTAATGACCTAATGATATAATGATCTAATGACCTAATGATATAACGATCTAATGATCTAATAACCTTATGATCTAATGATCtaattttatcttattttcAATCTACTTTTATCTACACTTAAACTCACTCCAtgcgaacacacacacacacacacatgtcctAGTAGTCTAATTTACTGTAGTGAGTCAAagatgtaattttaaaatgcagcaggaatgaaaaggaaaaaaaaatcttaccaCAAAATTTACAGAACTTTCTACAATTTTCATCGACCCAATGTCTATAAGTTGGACTGGTGCAGACATCTGATTGATAACTTGCACAATCTGGCTCCACATCTATACACGGCCTTGGAGTTGTTGTAGTCGTTGTTATGACACTGGTTGACCCGTCGTCTACTGAAGTACAAGGTGAGATCAATTAATAGAATACTAATCTTTATtatgaggaaatttgtcttacaaatgtgtacattaaaatacattataactacagaaacaaaatagacaCTCATACTAATTTCACTCAAACGTAACATgttaaaagtttatatcagatacaTTGTAACTATAATTTCTATTCAATGATTTGATGACCAAGGCTGTCTTTTCTTTATTGCAAATAAAAGGCGACTGAAGCAGAGACAATAATGGACCACATTCACCAATcgttaacaaacaacatttagtcacgtgatcttattgataaaacaatggaaaaaactgtcacgtgacaaccatcatgaattaaacatgagatcgtaaattatatagaagatataggacgccacgtggctaaatgttgtttgtttacgattggtgaatgaagtccattgTATTACTATTAGATGTGAGCACGTGACTTGAATCTTTTCTCAGCAGCCAAGTCTTCTGCCAttcactaacacacacacaacgataacaacattaatattttaaaataaaatattaaaaaaaaaaatcttttggtcCAAATATCAAATTATTTTGGTCTCTGGTAAATTCTCGTCCTTTCAGGGCTTATGGAGAAATAATGTTAGAGCAGAGTAGGTCATTTAGTTTGCTTCATGTAGACTAATGTAGAGTCTCTGTGTCTGTGCATTTTGTTATGTAAATGAATTCACTATGTATTGTGCTTCTGCATTTggaatattttgcttgtttatttacTTTGAGATTCCAATTTGTGGTATTATAGTATTCACTTTTATATTAAGTTGAATTTCTGTTCATTTATCACTATTTCACGAATCCTCGGATACGCTTGGACTTTGTGTCACTAGACTTTGTGTCTattatattataggcctataagataagataataattgcAGATTTGTAATATCAGCTTCATAAACATCATTTAGACTGAAAGTCAAGCCTTTTTCTGGGTCTACACTTTCTGAAATTAAATCTTGTTTTgtacattgtatatatatatatatatttttttctttaaattacatgtttagtttttaaagagTTCACTTGACCAAGCAAGGCCAACTTGATATACATTGATCAagttttggaaaaaaatatcaaaagctTGTTTCATTTCAAAGGCTTAGTTTTGATACCATTTCACCTGAATCAAGCACAATGAAGTCAGTGGTGCAATAGGATTTTCAATTTTGCTTTTGAGTTTTGAGCTCTAAACTTTACAGACGGAGATATAGCACATACACGTAGCACATAAACGTAGCACATAAACGTAACACAGCACATACACGTAGCACATAAACGTAACACATAAACGTAACACAGCACATACACGTAGCACATAAACGTAGCACATAAACGTAACACAGCACATACACGTAGCACATAAACGTAACACATAAACGTAGTGCAACATATAAACGTAGCACATAAACGTAGCGCAACATATAAACGTAGCACATAAACGTAGCACATACACCTAGCACATAAACGTAGCATATAAACGTAGCATATAAACGTAACACATAAACGTTGCACATATACGTAGCACATTCACGTAACACATAAGCGTAGCACAGCACATAAACGTAACACATAAACGTAGCAAAGCACATAAACGTAACACATAAACGTAGCACAGCACATAAACGTAACACATAAACGTAGCACAGCACATAAACGTAACACATAAACGTAGCACAGCACATAAACGTAACATATAAACGTAGCATAGCACATAAACGTAACACATAAACGTAGCATAGCACATAAACGTAACACATAAACGTAGCATAGGACATAAACGTAACATATAAACGTAACACATAAACGTAGCACAGCACATAAACGTAACACATAAACGTAGCATAGCACATAAACGTAACACATAAACGTAGCATATAAACGTAGCATAGCACATAAACGTAACACATAAACGTAACATAGCACATAAACGTAACATATAAACGTAACACATAAACGTAGCACAGCACATAAACGTAACACGTAGATGTAGCACATAAACGTAGCACAGCACATAAACTTAACACATAAACGTAGCACAGCACATAAACGTAACACATAAACGTAACACTTAAACGTAGCACAGCACATAAACGTAGCACATAAACGTAGCTCATAAACGTAGCACAGCACATAAACGTAGCTCATAAACGTAGCACAGCACATAAACGTAGCACAGCACATAAACGTGACACATAAACGTAGTACATAAACGTAGCACATAAACGTTACACATAAACGTAGTACATAAACGTAACACATAAACGTAGCACAGCACATAAACGTAACACATACACGTAGCACATACACGTAGCAGTTTTTCACCTTAAGAGTCCGCTAAAATGTGTATCatgcatgctcagagcgctatggtccaatctcgtttttggaccagtgggggagggggtatctgggagaaggtttttccgtgctgcctttaagcgctcagtaaatacaactctgctcgagtcaggtgtcgaacctcgaacccCCTTCATAGGTTGCCAatccaagctaagttcaagcgtacAAAACCACGTATGTTGACATAATTCCGCCGAGGTCGGCtcggctgaaaaaaaaaacggcaaatCAACTGATGATACGGAACTAGGAAAAGATGTTCAGCTGTAAGGTGAATGACGCCTGTCGGTGAAATCCAAAGTCATCTGGAAACCGACCTTCGGAAAACCATCGTCTCCACTAGAACCATTACCTTCATCGGTACATGGAACACACGGACCATGTATGAGACTGGGAAGACAACGCAAGTGGCAGCAGAGATGACAAAGCTAAATCACACATTCTTAGGGATTGAAAAAGCCATTGCTATTCTCAGGACATGAGCAGGGGTATGCTCCAAACACCCAAGGAGTAGCCCTGATGCTGTCCAAACAATCTCAGAGAAGGCTTGTTGGACCACAAATCAGCCTACTTCTACACAAAGAAGACGAGGATTACTTAGATATTATCcagtgcagtggcgtagctagggtatttgatgccctGTGCGGCAGTTCCTCATGATGCCctccaaaaaaaagttttaaaacagcgAATAGTTTCTAATTTCAACATAAAATGTATTCATTAtttaagcattgctatttcgcaAAGAAtcgattttacaaaaaaaaaaaaaaaagataatacaagTGAATCTCATGTGCTTTCTTGCCGACAAACTATcgataattttatcgaaatcagtTTTTTTCCACTAGGTCTTCTTTATTAGACTAAATTGCCAAATTATCGAGTCGTTAATTCGTCATCGTGGATTGTTTGGAAAAAACTTGGCTTGCATGTAGCCACACTTACCACAatagtaaaaacaaatatgcgAATCAAGATAGCAATATTCGGGGActcacatattaaaaaaaaaaaaaaacgaaaaatacTCTAATGCTCAATAGATTCTTGTTTTGGAAATTCAGAGACTTCTGGAAAAACTGCGACAATGACCTGAAGCCCCCAGACAAAATTCGTTTCTGTCTATGTCGCTAGGAGAaccatcgagattgatttccTTCGGAGGATTCAATAAAGGCGActaaaattcatatttatcATGACGTTGTTCTTATGGGGTTATTATTTTGTGAGCAATATGGTCCAAGGAAGATATTTCCATCAGTCGCTCATTCTTGTGTGTGGATAGAAAATCTAtcttcatatttttttcccctggtaattttttcttgTGGCCAATACGTTTATTTGGCTCTGCATGACCATATAAAGTTTTGATCTAGATGGAAAATAATTTGCGTTTTAAACTTTCTGtatgatttgtgtgtgtgtgtgttttcgtGAGCACTTATAATATGACAATAAATTCGTGTTTATTTTCTAGCtgcatgtaggcctatttagtcACTCCAGGATAGTTCTTTGATTTTGTACTGACAATTCTTCTTCAACTCGTTCGCGATGCGCACGGAGTGCCAGATGATGTCCGAGATTCTCTACAGATAATCTCTCCACATTTTCCCCTCTTGCtttatttaacccttaaagtgctgagctgttatTACAATGAGCTTCTACAAAAT is a genomic window containing:
- the LOC106063182 gene encoding integumentary mucin C.1-like isoform X1; translation: MSVYVYKMLKNVVIWFVLAVASLKSVLAVCVDKEGCENYDREACSVIKYGDWGIKNCPVFCGLCGGLTTSSTTPPPCVDLEPDCESYQDDTCTNPSYKHWAESHCRKFCKLCVDDGSTSVITTTTTTPRPCIDVEPDCASYQSDVCTSPTYRHWVDENCRKFCKFCVDNTTMIDVTTSTPATTTTKSTSTTTATTSTTPTRSRTTTTAQITGAQSTTIKTPPPLPFKTPPPLIRTPPPLLVGKK
- the LOC106063182 gene encoding integumentary mucin C.1-like isoform X2 translates to MSVYVYKMLKNVVIWFVLAVASLKSVLAVCVDKEGCENYDREACSVIKYGDWGIKNCPVFCGLCGGLTTSSTTPPPCVDLEPDCESYQDDTCTNPSYKHWAESHCRKFCKLCDDGSTSVITTTTTTPRPCIDVEPDCASYQSDVCTSPTYRHWVDENCRKFCKFCVDNTTMIDVTTSTPATTTTKSTSTTTATTSTTPTRSRTTTTAQITGAQSTTIKTPPPLPFKTPPPLIRTPPPLLVGKK